The Rhodohalobacter sp. SW132 genomic sequence GATCACAATAATCAAACTCCCGATTACTACCAAACCGTAATGCCCTATCTCATCGTAAAGGATGTAAATGAGTTCCTGGATTTCACACAAAAGGTGTTTGGGGCTGACGTTAAGATGAAACACACTGATGATGACGGACGCATTGTCCACACCGAAATTACGATTGGTGATAGCACACTGATGGCGGGTGAAAGCAATCAAGACTGGAGTTCTCAGCCTGGTGGATTGTATGTAAATGTAGACTCGGCTGATGAAATTTTTAAAAAAGCTTTGAACGCAGGAGCCGAAACAGTGCTGGAACTTTCCGACAAAGAATACGGACGTACCGGCGGTGTGAAAGACAGTAATGGAAATACCTGGTGGATTACCTCTCACCGATAATTTCACTATCTCCTTTTAAAAACTCTCACCAAAGAATTACAGCAACATGATGTTGATATAAAAATCTCAACCTCCATCATACTTTCATTACAGAAAGAAATTATATATCCAGTGGATCCAGATAAAGCTTTTTGATACTTCCCCAAATATTTGCCTATTCCCTGACTATATCAACGTCAACTGGAGTTTACAAAAAAACCTGATCAGGTTTTAAAAACTGATCAGGTCTTTATCCAAAGTTTCATTTCAAGAATCAGCAGGATACCTTCGGATTAAAAGGCACTAACATCCCGTTTGGATTGTCTTTGTAAAGCCAGACATGCAGGCTCCAGTGTGGCACTTCCTGAGCCATTAATGGCGGAACACCATCAATATCGAATGGATGGTCGCCAAAATGTGGTTGATCCTGGCCAATGTTAATCACAATGTACTCAACACCTACCAGCTTTAAATTACCGTTTTTATCCGGTTCGTAGAGAAGAGCCTCAGGGTTCGCCGGATCAAAAATTGGATCCACCAAGTCTTCATTCGCCCAGTGATATCCCATGCCACCTAAACCCGGAACTTCTACACAATGATCATCCCCTTCGTAACCGGCACGAACAGCCTGTGTTGTGGAGTGATATCGGGCCGTTGCACGCCTGACCAGCTTAATTAAATCTGAATCGACGCCCTCATACTTTTTATCAGTCTTTGAATCCGATATATAAATCTCTGCATTCCTGTCGGTATCAGCCACCGGACTTGTAAGTTGGTTACCATCACATCCTGTTAAAAATATTGCCAAAATAGCGATCAGGCCGAGTCGGTTGATCAAAGAGGTCTGAATCATCCTGTTTTCCTTTTTTAGTAGTTTATATTTAGCCATACCAATCTCCAATATTTATGTTTAGTTGTTTTTTTATTATGAATCGGATTCTGCAGTTTAACTCCCCCATGCATAAATCAGATCATTTCCTTAACAGCCAATTTCTTAATCCGAAGGGCTAAAAATGGTTATCCTGTTATCTGCCGGCTCTATCGTTCTTAAATATTCATAGATCGCCTCCAGATCTTCGCTCTCCATATCCGCATACATCAGCCAGGGCATCATGGTCTGAAACTGCCCGGGTTCAACTCTGCGTGGAACGTATGTGCTGTCGGCATACACTTTAAACCGCGTGACAAACTGTTCTTTGGTCCAGTTCCCGATTCCCGTTTCATGTGGTGTTATATTCGCTGAGCGTACGACCGAACCATCCGGCAGCTTAAATTCATTACCTCCGGCAAGCATTTCACCTACAAACGAACCCTTTTCAATCCGTGTGTGGCAGTCCGCACAGGCAGCGGCATTAACAAGGTATCTGCCATAATTATTAACATCCTCTTTTTCCGGTTTTGGCTGTAAGTTGGGTTTCACCGGCATGGTATTTATCAGGAAATTCACCGGGAAATCATATTCTGAAGGGGGGCGTTCATATTCAACCGGCTCAAGAGTTCGAAGGTAGGCAATGATAGCGTGGACATCTTCTTCGGCCAGCTGGGAGTAGTTTGGATATGGCATAATTGGAAAAAGTGCAGATCCATCTTTTGACACACCGGAAGTTATAGCCCTGAAGATCTCACCATCGGTCCAGTCGCCCAACGCTGCAGGGGTTAAGTTTGGAGCAACAAAACTACCCGGCACTCCCAAATTATCCCGATCAAAAACTTCGCCCCCCGCTCCTTTGGTGCCCGGTTTGAGTGGCCCGGCAAACAGACTAAAATCTCTAACCGCATGGCAATCCATACAGAGCATAACATGATTTGCCAGGTATCTTCCGTGATCTACAATTTCATCGGTGATCTCTACACGGATTTCCGGTGCTGGTCCAACATCGGGTAAAACCAGCTTTACATAGCCGATAACAACTACAATAAGGATTGGAATAAAAGCCAAAGAATAAATTGAATAGCGGATCGGTTTTTTCATGAGGTTCAGGATGCAGGTTTCAGGGTTCAAGGTGCAGGGCTCTGCTAACCTTAATTACAGGAAAAAACCATAACCCGGCTCATCTCTCTTTAATTTTTTTTTATTACTTTCTGTTTCGCATGCTTTCACAGGTAAATTGTTTAACTACCTGAAGCAGATTAGGCATCAACATCTTGAACTCTGCACCTTGAACCCTGAAACCCATACTCCAACCAGGCTTATACAAGAATTTTCTGCCGGCGATAGTACCGCCCTGAATCAGCTTTTTGAGCTGATCTACGAAGAGCTTCATAGTGTAGCCCGCAGGCAGCGAAACCGGTGGAACGGTATGAATACCCTGAACACCGTTGCCCTGATCCATGAAACATATTTGAAACTCTGGAAACATCAGCCTGACCAGATTGAAAACCGTCGTCACTTTTTGGCAATCGCTTCAAAAGCGATGCGCCAGGTTCTGATCAATTATGCTGAAAAAAAGGCTGCCCAGAAAAGAGGCGGGAACGCTGTTCCGGTTTCTGCAAGTGAGATTGAACTGATAGCAGATGATCAGGCAGCAATTGAACTTCTTGAGATAAATGAAATCCTGAACCAGCTTGAAAGAGAAAATGAACGCCAGGCGAAAGTTTTTGAGTGCCGGTTCTTTGGAGGAATGACGGTTGAAGAGACCGCATTTGCAGTAGACATCTCTCCTGCTACGGTAAAACGAGACTGGCAGGCGGCCTGTAACTGGATCTATAACGAAACAATGTAGTGAGCTTCTGTACAATCAATTTCTGTAGTTAAAGATGAAGTCATAACCTGAACCCTGATGCCTGTGCCTTGAATTCTGACACCGCATTTGAATTAGCCGAACGGCTGCTTGATTATCCGGAATCAGATTGGGATCAACTGATTATGGATTGGTGCGGCAACGATACGGAACTCAGGAAAGAAGTCACAAAAATTGCCGGTCAAAATCGAAATGCCCGTGATTTTGTTGAAAACCTGCAGAAGAGAATCTATACTCTTACAAAATCATCTCTTGCTACGGAAGCCATCCTGCCTGAAGAGATAGCCGGTTACAAGGTCCTTCAAAAACTGGGAGCAGGCGGCAGCGCAACGGTTTACCTGATCGAGCTATTCAACGGCCAAAAAGCTGCCCTGAAATTGCTTCACGGTATTCTGACCGACTCCTTTTCGAGCCACCGGTTTGAGGAGGAAAAGCGGATCCTTTCCACTCTTAATCATCCAAATATTTCCCGGTTAATTGAAGGAGGTTTCTCCGACACAGGTGAACCGTATGTGGTTATGGAACTTGCCGATGGAATTCCTATCGACAGATACTGCAGCCTCAACCGGCTGACCATTGAAGAACGGGTTCAACTTTTTCAAACTGTTTGCAGAGCTGTGAATTATGCACACCAAAATCTTGTGGTACATCGGGATATCAAACCGGAACATATCTTGGTTTCGAAAGATGGCCAGATAAAACTGATCGATTTTGGTATTGCTAAATTACAGGAACCAACACCGGTTCAATCTGCCGTATTTAAAACACGTACAGGAATGCGGGTCATGACACCAGAATATGCCAGTCCGGAGCAGGTGCGGGGTGAAGCAGTTTCTACCGCTTCAGATATCTATTCTCTCGGTGTTCTGCTTTATCTTCTGCTCACCGGTAAACATCCATATCGTTTTCAAACAACTTCAATGCTTGAAGTGGAGAGGATTGTTTGCATACAGGAACCTCCCAAACCGAGTTCCATCGTCCAAAAATGTACGATTAATGAATTAGAAATCGCCGGGCATCATAATATCTCTCAAAAACAGCTTGGAAGACGACTTTCAGGAGATCTTGACCGAATCGTACAGAAAGCGATGAGAAAAGTACCCTCTCAACGTTATGCTTCCGTCCTGGCGTTCTCTTATGATCTTGAAAATTATGTAAAGGGTAAACCGGTTATCGCACGGGCACCTACGATCCGTTATCGGGCTCGCAAATATATCACCCGTCACAGGTGGGGACTTTCTGCTGTTGCACTTGTAATACTTACACTGAGTGCAGGTTTGATCGGTACTCTGTGGCAGTCTCATCAAACCAAAATGTTTGCTGAACGTGCAGAAACCCAGGCACAGATAGCGGGCCAGGTTACCGATTTTCTCGTCAACCTGTTTGAATCGGGTGATCCTGCTGTAACCC encodes the following:
- a CDS encoding glyoxalase/bleomycin resistance/extradiol dioxygenase family protein, translated to DHNNQTPDYYQTVMPYLIVKDVNEFLDFTQKVFGADVKMKHTDDDGRIVHTEITIGDSTLMAGESNQDWSSQPGGLYVNVDSADEIFKKALNAGAETVLELSDKEYGRTGGVKDSNGNTWWITSHR
- a CDS encoding cytochrome C, with amino-acid sequence MKKPIRYSIYSLAFIPILIVVVIGYVKLVLPDVGPAPEIRVEITDEIVDHGRYLANHVMLCMDCHAVRDFSLFAGPLKPGTKGAGGEVFDRDNLGVPGSFVAPNLTPAALGDWTDGEIFRAITSGVSKDGSALFPIMPYPNYSQLAEEDVHAIIAYLRTLEPVEYERPPSEYDFPVNFLINTMPVKPNLQPKPEKEDVNNYGRYLVNAAACADCHTRIEKGSFVGEMLAGGNEFKLPDGSVVRSANITPHETGIGNWTKEQFVTRFKVYADSTYVPRRVEPGQFQTMMPWLMYADMESEDLEAIYEYLRTIEPADNRITIFSPSD
- a CDS encoding ECF-type sigma factor; this encodes MNPETHTPTRLIQEFSAGDSTALNQLFELIYEELHSVARRQRNRWNGMNTLNTVALIHETYLKLWKHQPDQIENRRHFLAIASKAMRQVLINYAEKKAAQKRGGNAVPVSASEIELIADDQAAIELLEINEILNQLERENERQAKVFECRFFGGMTVEETAFAVDISPATVKRDWQAACNWIYNETM
- a CDS encoding serine/threonine-protein kinase; its protein translation is MNSDTAFELAERLLDYPESDWDQLIMDWCGNDTELRKEVTKIAGQNRNARDFVENLQKRIYTLTKSSLATEAILPEEIAGYKVLQKLGAGGSATVYLIELFNGQKAALKLLHGILTDSFSSHRFEEEKRILSTLNHPNISRLIEGGFSDTGEPYVVMELADGIPIDRYCSLNRLTIEERVQLFQTVCRAVNYAHQNLVVHRDIKPEHILVSKDGQIKLIDFGIAKLQEPTPVQSAVFKTRTGMRVMTPEYASPEQVRGEAVSTASDIYSLGVLLYLLLTGKHPYRFQTTSMLEVERIVCIQEPPKPSSIVQKCTINELEIAGHHNISQKQLGRRLSGDLDRIVQKAMRKVPSQRYASVLAFSYDLENYVKGKPVIARAPTIRYRARKYITRHRWGLSAVALVILTLSAGLIGTLWQSHQTKMFAERAETQAQIAGQVTDFLVNLFESGDPAVTQGATITIDQLLERGVAQALESPGESSVQLHLLSVLGRVYNGMGIHYKSAELFEAALEKAMNQNPPDLLLIADLQSRLGYNMRIMGNLPAADSLYHLALDNRRSVLGEDDPLSIRSLDEWAGVHAYRTRDTNLADSLFQDIVTRRRASLDHYDKDFAESLNNLAYIKMMKREYHLAIQNYEESAEIYREVLGENHPELLRTQSSLAVAYHRAGNYGRSEQMFHTLIDARKNVLGETHPQVAVSWHHLAELLKDTGRLDQAVSAIEKAAFIMQNLEAPYQFHPDILFSMALLYEQTDQTELASETYRKAGEKCSEIRGAQSPGCLRIYQSIGEYFLSQELNSEARFYLQQAFDGYSQRLDPESETLQNLTVMLEAVE